One region of uncultured Methanolobus sp. genomic DNA includes:
- the rqcH gene encoding ribosome rescue protein RqcH: MKKEMTSADVAALALELSSGETSIIDAKIAKIYQPAPDEIRINLFVYEKGRDNLVIEAGKRAHMSKHIRPSPKIPQSFPMMLRKHIMAGRITFIKQYDFDRILEIGVVRGGVETVLVVELFSPGNIVLLDSERKIILPMKPVTFKGRRIRSGEVYQCPEAQISPVDATASDLESAFATSDADVVRTIATRFNLGGVLAEEVCARAGVNKSEPAKEIGPDGIRVIIDALQDLFKPLLSGDLKPCLVKKEDKGEVKPFDVLPLELSIYKGHEKESFPTFNAALDEFFGKAAAESVQEQVTAVKKEKVDVFARRLQKQEDAIKKFTKDADKQTRIAEAIYANYVEIEGIVNILKQARDKGYSWGEIKSIVKKAKDTVPAAKWIENINSAEGNIVLNLDGTRATIDIKLTIPQNAQVYYDKAKKLTKKKDGALIAIEDTKLAMQKREKKVSSRRKVNTKKYWYERFRWFKSSDDFLVVAGRDADSNEEIVKKYMEKRDIVFHTQNPGAPITVIKTMGNEVPETTLQETAQFVVSYSSVWKSGQFSGDCYWIKPEQVSKTPETGEFLKKGSFVIRGERNYFRDVQVTAAVGLELEGSTRVIGGPTSAIRKNGQHVVEVVPGKYNQNDVAKKIYKIYVERLKDTNFVKQIASPDKIAMVLPPGESDIKV; this comes from the coding sequence ATGAAGAAGGAAATGACGAGTGCTGATGTAGCTGCCCTTGCCCTTGAGCTAAGCTCTGGTGAGACATCTATAATAGATGCTAAAATAGCTAAGATCTACCAGCCTGCACCTGATGAAATAAGGATTAATCTCTTTGTCTATGAAAAAGGCAGGGATAACCTTGTGATCGAGGCAGGAAAGCGTGCTCATATGAGCAAGCACATTCGTCCAAGTCCTAAAATTCCACAATCGTTCCCTATGATGCTCAGAAAGCACATCATGGCAGGACGTATTACTTTTATCAAGCAGTATGATTTTGACAGGATACTTGAGATCGGAGTTGTACGTGGTGGAGTGGAAACAGTTCTTGTTGTGGAATTGTTCTCTCCGGGAAATATTGTCCTTCTTGACTCAGAGAGAAAGATCATCCTTCCGATGAAACCGGTGACCTTTAAGGGAAGAAGGATACGCAGTGGTGAAGTTTACCAGTGTCCTGAGGCTCAGATAAGTCCGGTTGATGCCACAGCGAGCGATCTTGAAAGTGCATTTGCAACATCTGATGCTGATGTTGTGAGAACGATTGCCACAAGGTTCAATCTTGGTGGAGTCCTTGCAGAAGAAGTATGTGCAAGGGCAGGGGTCAATAAGTCAGAACCTGCAAAAGAAATCGGTCCGGATGGAATTCGGGTTATCATTGATGCTCTTCAGGATTTATTTAAACCATTGTTATCAGGCGACCTTAAACCCTGTCTTGTGAAAAAAGAGGACAAGGGCGAAGTTAAGCCATTTGATGTGCTTCCGCTTGAACTATCTATATACAAGGGTCACGAAAAAGAATCATTCCCTACATTTAATGCTGCTCTGGATGAGTTCTTCGGGAAAGCTGCTGCTGAATCTGTTCAGGAACAGGTTACTGCAGTTAAGAAAGAAAAAGTTGACGTATTTGCCCGCCGTCTCCAGAAACAGGAAGATGCCATTAAGAAATTCACAAAGGATGCGGATAAACAGACTCGCATTGCGGAAGCGATCTACGCAAATTATGTTGAGATCGAAGGGATTGTGAATATTCTGAAGCAGGCTCGTGACAAAGGATATTCATGGGGTGAAATTAAATCCATTGTGAAAAAGGCAAAAGATACTGTTCCTGCTGCAAAATGGATAGAGAATATCAATTCAGCGGAAGGGAATATTGTTCTCAATCTTGATGGCACCAGAGCCACCATAGATATTAAACTTACGATTCCCCAGAATGCACAGGTATATTATGATAAGGCAAAGAAGCTCACCAAAAAGAAGGATGGTGCCCTGATAGCTATAGAGGATACTAAACTTGCCATGCAGAAAAGGGAGAAAAAAGTTTCCAGCAGGCGCAAGGTCAATACCAAAAAGTACTGGTATGAGCGCTTCAGGTGGTTCAAGTCCTCAGATGATTTTCTGGTGGTGGCAGGCAGGGATGCTGACAGCAATGAGGAAATCGTAAAGAAATACATGGAAAAGCGTGACATCGTATTCCATACTCAGAACCCTGGTGCTCCTATTACAGTTATTAAGACAATGGGCAATGAAGTGCCCGAAACAACATTGCAGGAGACTGCACAATTTGTAGTCTCCTATTCAAGTGTATGGAAGTCAGGCCAGTTCAGCGGCGACTGTTACTGGATAAAACCTGAGCAGGTTTCCAAGACACCGGAAACCGGTGAATTCCTTAAGAAAGGTTCCTTTGTAATACGTGGTGAGAGGAATTATTTCAGGGATGTTCAGGTTACAGCTGCCGTTGGTCTTGAACTTGAAGGAAGCACAAGGGTTATTGGCGGTCCGACATCTGCTATCCGCAAAAATGGTCAGCATGTGGTGGAAGTTGTTCCTGGTAAATATAACCAGAACGATGTTGCCAAAAAGATATACAAGATATATGTTGAGAGATTGAAAGATACAAATTTCGTAAAGCAAATTGCATCACCTGACAAAATAGCAATGGTGCTTCCACCGGGTGAATCTGATATAAAGGTGTGA
- a CDS encoding mRNA surveillance protein pelota, whose amino-acid sequence MRVVKRNLRGREGEIKIVPETLDDLWHLKYIIEKGDLIFALTKRKADSSSDKLRPEKAEKKTVRLGIRVEELEFHKFSNRLRIHGQIEQGMDTGHYHTFNVEEGVDISIIKNWKKDQIERINEAEASSKRPKVVILAVEEGDADIGLVRHYGIELYSHISQSSGKKGEGSLREVFFQEIIDQLLHAASESEAIVVAGPGFAKDDFIKYLKSKEPEFSSGVVTEDTASIGMSGFQEVLRRGAVDRIMEESRIARESRLMDELLKEIALDGKAAYGLEEVKLALDYGAIDTLLVADEMLRVEREKGNIDSFLQSVEHTQGKIVVFSTIFEPGQKLLALGGIAALLRFNI is encoded by the coding sequence ATGAGGGTCGTAAAGAGAAACCTGAGAGGCAGAGAAGGTGAGATAAAGATCGTTCCTGAAACACTGGATGACCTCTGGCACCTTAAGTATATTATAGAGAAAGGTGACCTCATATTTGCTCTTACTAAAAGAAAAGCAGATTCTTCTTCAGATAAACTGAGACCTGAAAAAGCTGAGAAAAAAACTGTAAGACTTGGTATACGTGTGGAAGAGCTTGAATTCCATAAGTTTTCAAATCGCCTGAGGATTCATGGCCAGATAGAACAGGGCATGGATACGGGGCATTATCATACTTTTAATGTCGAAGAAGGCGTTGACATTTCAATAATTAAAAACTGGAAAAAGGACCAGATCGAGCGCATCAATGAGGCAGAAGCTTCTTCCAAACGTCCGAAGGTTGTTATTCTTGCTGTTGAAGAAGGAGATGCGGATATTGGCCTTGTGCGCCATTATGGTATTGAGTTGTATTCTCACATAAGCCAGTCTTCGGGAAAGAAGGGCGAAGGCAGTCTCAGGGAGGTATTCTTCCAGGAAATTATTGACCAGTTGTTACATGCTGCTTCAGAGTCAGAAGCTATTGTGGTTGCTGGCCCTGGCTTTGCGAAAGACGATTTCATAAAATATCTCAAATCAAAAGAACCTGAGTTTTCATCCGGTGTTGTTACAGAGGACACTGCATCTATCGGAATGTCGGGTTTCCAGGAAGTTCTCAGACGTGGTGCTGTGGACCGGATTATGGAAGAATCCCGTATTGCGCGCGAATCCCGCTTAATGGATGAACTCCTAAAAGAGATTGCTCTGGATGGCAAGGCTGCATACGGTCTGGAAGAGGTGAAACTGGCTCTGGATTATGGTGCCATAGATACTCTTCTGGTTGCTGATGAGATGCTGAGGGTTGAACGTGAAAAAGGAAATATCGATTCATTTTTGCAATCAGTAGAGCATACTCAGGGGAAAATCGTAGTTTTCAGCACAATATTTGAACCTGGCCAGAAATTGCTTGCGCTTGGTGGAATCGCTGCTTTGCTTCGTTTTAATATTTAA
- a CDS encoding acetate uptake transporter, which yields MEGEITIKDTTASPAPLGFLGLGFAATFAGLLNMGMFSDAAMVIAMAITLGGFAQLFAGLELWKKGDTFAATAFTAFALWWFSYAYILLVTSVGLFGSVMPTDASFATSLGWYLLFWGIIATLLTFVTLAIGVKLITIVFVFLDLTFFTLAIVNFGMVAVLPVAAIITLLLGLSSLYLGVALVMDEVGSKLIKLPVF from the coding sequence ATGGAAGGAGAAATAACAATTAAAGACACAACAGCAAGTCCTGCCCCATTGGGTTTTCTTGGTCTGGGATTTGCAGCAACATTTGCAGGACTTTTGAACATGGGTATGTTCTCAGATGCTGCAATGGTAATTGCAATGGCAATCACTCTCGGTGGTTTTGCTCAGCTCTTCGCAGGTCTTGAGCTCTGGAAGAAAGGAGACACCTTCGCTGCGACAGCATTTACAGCATTTGCGCTGTGGTGGTTCTCATATGCATACATTCTGCTTGTAACGAGTGTAGGCCTGTTTGGATCTGTAATGCCTACAGATGCATCATTTGCAACATCACTCGGATGGTACCTCTTGTTCTGGGGAATCATCGCAACTCTGCTGACATTTGTCACACTGGCAATCGGTGTTAAGTTAATAACGATCGTTTTCGTATTCCTTGACCTGACATTCTTCACTCTTGCAATCGTTAATTTTGGTATGGTTGCGGTCCTGCCAGTAGCAGCAATAATCACCCTTCTGCTTGGTCTTTCATCACTCTACCTCGGCGTTGCCCTGGTTATGGATGAGGTCGGCAGTAAACTCATTAAGTTACCTGTATTCTAA
- a CDS encoding diadenylate cyclase: protein MDSAQVVVNAAVKLAEELKSKAIIITGEADFEKPDTPIPLYFASSKQKNIIDHLVASSKTKEEKTKEILDKIGQQASGKIEHVENISAIEFIMDEITEGNVIGIIESKDSYAIVVHNLEENTIVKKMKECDERVASYILRAILKIAFDISNTGREGKQIGTAFIVGDVEEVMMRSHQMILNPYAGQEDSDRDLKDRKNWESVKEFAQLDGVFVISEEGMVEAAGRYLDVDARDIDVEKGLGGRHVSAAAITRDTVSIAITVSQSGGVIHIYMDGKELMYIESTERAKRLN, encoded by the coding sequence TTGGACAGTGCACAGGTAGTTGTCAACGCTGCTGTCAAGCTTGCAGAAGAGCTGAAGTCAAAGGCAATAATCATTACAGGAGAAGCTGATTTTGAAAAGCCGGACACACCCATTCCTCTATATTTTGCAAGCAGCAAACAAAAGAACATAATCGATCATCTGGTTGCAAGCAGCAAAACAAAGGAAGAGAAAACAAAAGAGATACTGGATAAGATTGGCCAGCAGGCTTCCGGAAAGATCGAACATGTGGAGAACATCTCCGCAATTGAATTCATAATGGATGAGATTACCGAAGGAAATGTTATCGGCATCATCGAAAGTAAGGATTCGTATGCTATTGTTGTCCATAACCTTGAAGAGAATACTATTGTAAAGAAAATGAAGGAATGTGACGAACGAGTTGCTTCCTATATCCTGCGCGCTATTCTGAAAATCGCTTTTGATATTTCCAACACCGGGCGCGAAGGTAAACAGATAGGTACTGCCTTTATTGTCGGAGATGTGGAAGAGGTCATGATGCGTTCGCACCAGATGATCCTGAATCCATATGCAGGACAGGAAGACTCCGACCGCGACTTAAAAGATAGAAAAAACTGGGAATCGGTGAAAGAGTTTGCTCAGCTTGATGGCGTATTCGTCATATCGGAAGAGGGAATGGTTGAAGCTGCCGGAAGATACCTGGATGTGGATGCCAGAGACATTGATGTGGAGAAAGGACTTGGAGGGCGCCATGTGTCTGCTGCCGCAATTACAAGGGACACTGTATCCATAGCCATCACAGTCTCACAATCAGGCGGAGTTATTCACATATATATGGATGGGAAAGAACTCATGTATATCGAATCAACCGAGAGAGCAAAACGTCTGAACTAA
- the thpR gene encoding RNA 2',3'-cyclic phosphodiesterase gives MRAFVAVDLPVELHEKIAEIQLKFNEFKFKFVNPELVHITMKFLGEVPENKIPDISRALDNVKCGPFSSHVKGIGVFPKPKFAKVIWLGCGGNFDVLYEQIEKSLSSFELEPTLHRFSAHATLARVKYLPKKKKADFMELLDELKDFEIGHMDVRSIKLKKSTLTPNGPIYEDLHEASLQ, from the coding sequence GTGAGAGCTTTTGTCGCGGTAGACCTCCCTGTGGAGTTGCATGAAAAGATTGCCGAAATTCAGTTGAAGTTCAATGAGTTCAAGTTCAAATTTGTCAATCCTGAACTGGTACATATAACTATGAAATTCCTTGGTGAAGTACCGGAAAATAAGATTCCTGATATATCAAGGGCTCTTGACAATGTAAAATGTGGACCATTCAGTTCCCATGTAAAAGGCATCGGTGTATTTCCAAAACCTAAATTTGCCAAAGTAATCTGGCTGGGTTGTGGCGGTAACTTCGATGTCCTTTATGAGCAGATTGAAAAATCCCTTTCGTCTTTTGAGCTGGAACCTACTCTTCACCGGTTTAGTGCCCATGCTACTCTGGCAAGAGTGAAATATCTTCCTAAAAAGAAAAAAGCAGATTTCATGGAACTGCTTGATGAGCTGAAGGATTTTGAGATCGGCCATATGGATGTAAGGTCCATCAAATTAAAAAAGAGTACATTGACCCCGAACGGTCCTATATATGAGGACCTTCATGAGGCCAGTCTGCAGTAA
- a CDS encoding FAD:protein FMN transferase, with amino-acid sequence MRYKTVAIVLIAIFTVLLMIDYVQDIDSQSLPEQEIFSQTRSLMDTTVTITAVSSNETSAAEIIDHAFEKMNYVDELMNNYDNSSEISTLNNEAEVTNADPELVDVISRSTYYSEKSSGAFDISIQPILDLWASKYAPGGTNQPPTSDEINETLKLVNYSAIMIEGNNVSMNNGMKITLGGVAKGYAVDAAVESMVNDGIISGFVNAGGDGRYIGTKPDGSHWRVGLQNPDKSEEAVTIMNIRDVAVATSGNYERYFSDEAKVSHIADPRTGYPSGNLISSTVIAETAMDADALATSVFILGEEEGIAMVEELEGVECLIITNNKEIIRSSGFSSYEVN; translated from the coding sequence ATGAGGTATAAAACTGTTGCCATTGTACTGATAGCGATTTTTACAGTATTATTAATGATAGATTATGTACAGGACATAGATTCACAGAGCCTTCCTGAACAGGAAATATTCTCACAAACCAGAAGCCTGATGGACACTACTGTGACTATCACAGCAGTAAGTTCCAATGAAACATCTGCTGCTGAAATAATTGATCATGCGTTTGAAAAAATGAACTATGTTGATGAATTGATGAACAACTACGACAATAGTAGCGAAATCAGTACTCTCAATAATGAAGCTGAAGTAACTAATGCTGATCCTGAACTGGTGGATGTGATAAGTCGTTCCACATATTACTCTGAAAAAAGCAGTGGTGCCTTTGACATATCCATCCAGCCAATACTGGACCTGTGGGCCAGCAAGTATGCACCCGGCGGAACCAACCAACCTCCTACGTCAGATGAGATCAATGAGACCTTGAAACTTGTCAATTATTCAGCAATAATGATTGAGGGAAACAATGTTTCCATGAATAACGGAATGAAAATAACCCTTGGAGGCGTGGCAAAAGGATATGCTGTGGATGCTGCAGTCGAATCAATGGTTAATGATGGAATCATTTCAGGATTTGTAAATGCCGGTGGTGATGGCAGATATATAGGTACAAAACCTGATGGCAGCCATTGGAGAGTAGGACTGCAGAACCCTGATAAAAGTGAAGAAGCTGTCACTATTATGAATATCCGGGATGTTGCAGTGGCAACCAGTGGGAATTATGAAAGGTATTTCAGTGATGAAGCAAAGGTCTCTCACATAGCAGACCCACGAACAGGATATCCTTCAGGTAACCTGATAAGCAGTACTGTTATTGCAGAAACTGCAATGGATGCAGATGCACTGGCAACATCGGTGTTCATTCTTGGAGAGGAAGAAGGAATTGCAATGGTTGAGGAACTGGAAGGTGTGGAATGCCTGATTATAACAAATAACAAGGAGATAATAAGGTCTTCAGGATTCTCGTCTTATGAAGTGAATTAA
- the mmcA gene encoding methanogenesis multiheme c-type cytochrome → MAKLNVILIGILVVMFAAAGVYAYVGSTGNGAMSTHYMTGQTWSDSSCSVCHAGVYEEVSVSSHVEQDMKKWTSIMEYGVDVDSIDEDTMAATYGQVHPGGGYMADYGVDVDCMICHNQVGYDFEARAESIASGDFENANEAAIEESREEIQSDALYMASYMLDVLAPLPLVTEVHDEVNGAPGKALCGDNCHSGDITTTAVTWTLEDSASYDVHDSVDCQECHVTEEHNISSREYLFTSGSVHMESELGVMACDSSGCHEGISHGALVDGHLETVSCESCHIPALPGSDITGTPVLKSFSWQNGVREDVTYDSEFAPTISWSSGVYYDALPTVQEQAKGSLLKPFNVITGIWWDEGIDSEVLADPDNSSSIGDPINPADVLSSDADGDGVVTEDEIRAYDGDADGNPDYPNAVLRHVEMYYQVSHNIASSTVGLEGPLVCADCHGSTATAINWTALGYEKDPAMSDPETDFSTKTIEVSVKGAKPEEVEREPAF, encoded by the coding sequence ATGGCTAAATTAAATGTAATTCTTATAGGTATCCTCGTTGTGATGTTCGCTGCAGCTGGTGTATATGCATATGTAGGAAGCACCGGTAATGGAGCTATGTCCACTCATTATATGACCGGGCAGACATGGTCTGACAGTTCATGCAGTGTTTGTCACGCAGGAGTATACGAGGAAGTATCAGTGTCATCCCATGTTGAGCAGGACATGAAAAAGTGGACCTCAATTATGGAGTATGGTGTTGATGTTGACAGCATTGATGAAGACACAATGGCTGCAACATACGGACAGGTGCACCCCGGGGGTGGCTACATGGCAGATTATGGAGTAGATGTTGATTGTATGATCTGCCACAATCAGGTAGGATATGACTTTGAGGCACGTGCAGAAAGTATAGCTTCAGGTGACTTCGAAAATGCCAATGAGGCAGCAATTGAAGAATCCCGCGAAGAAATACAGAGTGATGCTCTTTATATGGCAAGCTACATGCTTGATGTTCTGGCGCCATTACCACTTGTAACTGAAGTCCATGATGAGGTAAACGGTGCACCAGGCAAGGCACTTTGTGGTGACAATTGTCACTCAGGTGACATAACAACAACTGCTGTCACATGGACCCTTGAAGATTCAGCTTCTTATGATGTCCACGATTCAGTAGACTGTCAGGAATGTCATGTAACTGAGGAACACAATATAAGTAGTCGTGAATACCTGTTTACTTCCGGATCCGTGCATATGGAATCTGAACTTGGCGTAATGGCATGTGACTCATCAGGCTGTCACGAGGGAATTTCACACGGTGCACTTGTAGACGGTCACCTTGAAACAGTAAGTTGTGAGTCATGTCACATCCCGGCACTGCCAGGTTCAGATATAACAGGCACTCCTGTGCTGAAGTCATTCAGCTGGCAGAACGGTGTCCGTGAAGATGTAACCTATGACTCAGAATTCGCTCCGACTATCTCATGGTCCTCTGGTGTTTATTACGATGCACTGCCGACAGTTCAGGAACAGGCCAAGGGTTCACTGCTTAAGCCATTTAATGTGATTACAGGTATCTGGTGGGATGAAGGAATTGATTCCGAAGTTCTTGCTGATCCTGATAACAGCTCATCCATTGGCGATCCGATAAATCCGGCTGATGTCCTGAGTTCAGATGCAGACGGTGATGGGGTAGTTACTGAAGATGAAATTCGTGCCTATGACGGAGACGCAGATGGAAACCCGGATTATCCGAACGCAGTTCTCAGGCATGTTGAGATGTACTATCAGGTAAGTCACAATATTGCAAGTTCGACTGTAGGTCTTGAGGGTCCGCTTGTGTGTGCAGATTGTCATGGCAGCACTGCAACAGCTATCAACTGGACAGCTCTCGGATATGAGAAGGACCCGGCAATGAGTGACCCGGAAACTGATTTCTCCACAAAGACAATTGAAGTATCCGTAAAGGGTGCAAAACCCGAAGAAGTTGAAAGGGAGCCTGCATTCTAA